TATAACATAAAATTAGCCAAAGTTTTAAATTGCATTAAAAAAAATACAATAGCTATAAAAAGTGACACATATATATATGTTTTTGCACTCTTCTTATCATATTTTGCATGAAAATGAGCTGCATAATACATACAAAATAATATTCCCATATTTAAAACACCATAGATAGCCTGTTTAAATGCAAATTGCTTTCCTGTTCCCATTCGTATTGGATTAAAAGCAGCATTGAAACTTAGTGGCATTTTATCAGGTAATGTACCATTTACATATAACAATAGTGGCGTTACAGTAAATATAACTATAATTACACTTACCAATATAAATGGTAACATAAATGATTTTTCCTTATATAATACAACTGGTTTTTTCTTAATGTATTCCCAATCAGCTGGTTTTACACCTTTTTCCTCTAATTTATTTATAAAATCATTTAGATTTTCTGGTGAAATTGCATAATTTATATCATCATTTTTTAGGTATAAAGTATTTCTTCTAGATGTTATAAACATTCTTGTTGTCCCTATTTTGTATATATAATATCTTCCAAAAGCAAAGTTTCCATCACCAATTCCCCTTAATTTAACCCCTCTTATTTTATCTTTAGAATCTTTATATCCTCCTATATCTTTAAAAGATATCTTTACTTTCTTTAATCCATATATCCCTACAATGTGCAAATATTCATCATCTATTATGTATTTCAAAGATAATGATAG
This Clostridium novyi NT DNA region includes the following protein-coding sequences:
- a CDS encoding PH domain-containing protein, with the protein product MDTYKSKKGISSIIILSAILFIDISCLFLTRLIDQYMVLSFIEASLVILNIYGIYYFLLSLSLKYIIDDEYLHIVGIYGLKKVKISFKDIGGYKDSKDKIRGVKLRGIGDGNFAFGRYYIYKIGTTRMFITSRRNTLYLKNDDINYAISPENLNDFINKLEEKGVKPADWEYIKKKPVVLYKEKSFMLPFILVSVIIVIFTVTPLLLYVNGTLPDKMPLSFNAAFNPIRMGTGKQFAFKQAIYGVLNMGILFCMYYAAHFHAKYDKKSAKTYIYVSLFIAIVFFLMQFKTLANFML